The genomic window TCTTGGGCGGTTTCAATTCGAGATTCTATTGTAAAAATACAATCCCTTAATCTTAAAGATAATAAAAAATCTTATTACATCAAAGAACAAGAATGGCAAGACTTTTTAGAAGAAGCTTTAGACGATGCTATTTTTGCCGCTAGTATAGAAGTTTTTGAAGGTAAATATAATCCTTTTCAACTTAGAGAAAAGATCAATGAAGAGGAGATCAAAAACATAACTTATGATTTATTAAAGATGACTTATACTTATTCAAAGAAAACAATTAGAGGCGAAATTAATCACCAACTCTCTAAATTACCAGGAGGAGATGAATGGGTATAATAAGCCCTTTTTTCAACAAGAATAATTGATTGATCTCCTAGAATTAATAGTAGACTGTACTTACCCTAATTTTTTGCTCCTGCTTTAATTAAGAGTTGAATAATTTCAGTATTTCCTGTTCTCATAGCACGACTTAAAACCGTATCTCCCCATTCATCTCTAGTATTAACATTAGCTCCAGCAGACAATAGTATTTTAACGATTTCAACATTATTTGCGTTAGCTGCTGCTTCGAGAGCATTCCAACCTTCAATAGTCTTAGCGTTAACATTTGCACCTGCTTTAAGTAATGTTTTGATAACTTCTAGTTGTTTAACTTGTATAGTAT from Crocosphaera subtropica ATCC 51142 includes these protein-coding regions:
- a CDS encoding DUF29 family protein; the encoded protein is MTQELIELRQYIEEGRYQDALGIIDELEEMSKKAILEKIQSFLVRLLIHLIKNQVEQRLTNSWAVSIRDSIVKIQSLNLKDNKKSYYIKEQEWQDFLEEALDDAIFAASIEVFEGKYNPFQLREKINEEEIKNITYDLLKMTYTYSKKTIRGEINHQLSKLPGGDEWV